In a single window of the Synechococcus sp. MW101C3 genome:
- the nifJ gene encoding pyruvate:ferredoxin (flavodoxin) oxidoreductase, whose amino-acid sequence MSPSRADGRITVDGNEAVARVAYRLNEVMAIYPITPATPMGEWADGWAAAGRPNLWGSVPTVVEMQSEGGAAGVLHGALQAGALATTFTASQGLLLMLPNLYKIAGELTSTVVHVAARALAGQALSIFGDHSDVMATRGSGCALLCSASVQEAGDFAAIATLASLNARLPFLHFFDGFRTSHELHTVAPLSDATLAALIPAGLIAAHRARGLSPDHPVIRGTSHNPDVAFQAREAANPFHDAAPALVQQAMDRFAALTGRAYRLFEYHGDPLAERVLVLMGSGCETAQLTVDALIASGERVGVLKVRLYRPFSAERLVAALPASVRAIAVLDRCKEPGAGGDPLYLDVSDAVRRCWGRTAATDARPQPRVVGGRYGLASKEFNPAMVKAVLEALRGHAAPHSFSVGIEDDLTHRSLPVDTSFRAETEGEFQAVIYGLGADGSVGASKNTIKIIGAGTDLHAQGYFVYDSKKSGSVTESHLRFGPRPIHATHLVGRADLVACHQWDFLSRFDLLSTARPGATLLLNSPWEAGQIWELLPAAVRAQIRARQLRVFAIHAAAIARDFELGGRINTVMQTCFFSLAGVMPLEQALDAIRVAIRHSYGHKGEPVVQRNLQAVDAALARLLPVPIPAEDPAGPPEPEADRFAAAPTFVRSVIVPQLARQGDRLPVSALPADGTYPCGTARWEKRNIADSVPVWAEQLCVQCGKCVMVCPHAVIRAKVVEPAALAAAPQGFLSAPAREPHGSANRFTLQVAVEDCTGCALCVEVCPARERDTPSHKAINMAPQRPLREQARGAWEFFLQLPDTERSQLNLRHIGQQQLQEPLFEFSGACAGCGETPYIKLATQLFGDRMVVANATGCSSIYGGNLPTTPWSCNGDGRGPAWSNSLFEDNAEFGLGFRVAYDQRHTTAVRLLRRLAEPGDGGSEAPVPPELAQALIQADQSGEAGIFEQRQRVVELRRRLEQGQVQGQQEPERQAEIEALLALADDLTKRSVWMIGGDGWAYDIDAGGIDQVLASGQDVNLLVLDTELYSNTGGQMSKATPIGAVAKFASGGKRTAKKDLGLMAMSYGNVYVASVAMGARDEHTLRAFLEAEAFAGPSLILAYSHCIAHGIDMAKGMSQQRQAVESGRWLLYRHDPRRSAAGLNPLVLDCRTPSLPVAEAMARENRFRSLSDSDPEQAERLALLAQQQVDARWEHYRQLAALPAPGAG is encoded by the coding sequence ATGAGCCCCTCCCGCGCCGATGGCCGCATCACCGTCGATGGCAATGAAGCGGTGGCGCGCGTGGCCTACCGGCTGAATGAGGTGATGGCGATCTACCCGATCACCCCGGCCACGCCGATGGGGGAATGGGCCGATGGCTGGGCCGCGGCCGGCCGCCCCAACCTCTGGGGCAGCGTGCCCACCGTGGTGGAGATGCAGAGCGAGGGGGGCGCCGCCGGGGTGCTGCATGGCGCCCTGCAGGCCGGAGCGCTCGCCACCACCTTCACGGCGTCCCAGGGGCTGCTGCTGATGCTGCCCAACCTCTACAAGATCGCCGGTGAACTCACCAGCACGGTGGTGCACGTGGCCGCCCGGGCCCTGGCGGGCCAGGCGCTCTCGATCTTCGGGGACCACAGCGACGTGATGGCCACCCGCGGCAGCGGCTGCGCCCTGCTCTGCTCGGCGTCGGTGCAGGAGGCCGGCGACTTCGCCGCCATCGCCACCCTGGCCAGCCTGAACGCCCGCCTGCCCTTCCTGCATTTCTTCGACGGCTTTCGCACCTCCCACGAGCTGCACACGGTGGCGCCGCTGTCTGACGCGACCCTCGCCGCCCTGATTCCGGCGGGGCTGATCGCCGCCCACCGCGCCCGGGGGCTGAGCCCCGACCATCCCGTGATCCGCGGCACCAGCCACAACCCGGACGTGGCCTTTCAGGCCCGTGAAGCGGCCAATCCCTTTCACGACGCCGCCCCGGCGCTGGTGCAGCAGGCGATGGACCGCTTCGCCGCGCTCACCGGGCGCGCCTACCGGCTGTTCGAGTATCACGGCGATCCGCTGGCGGAGCGGGTGCTGGTGCTGATGGGCTCAGGCTGCGAGACGGCCCAGCTCACGGTCGATGCCCTCATCGCCAGCGGCGAGCGGGTGGGGGTGCTGAAGGTGCGGCTCTACCGGCCGTTCAGCGCCGAGCGGCTGGTGGCGGCGCTGCCGGCCAGCGTGCGCGCGATCGCCGTGCTGGATCGCTGCAAGGAACCGGGCGCCGGCGGCGACCCGCTCTACCTCGACGTGAGCGATGCGGTGCGGCGCTGCTGGGGGCGGACGGCCGCCACCGACGCCAGACCGCAGCCCCGGGTGGTGGGCGGGCGCTACGGCCTGGCCTCCAAGGAGTTCAACCCGGCGATGGTGAAGGCGGTGCTGGAGGCCCTGCGCGGCCACGCGGCGCCCCATTCCTTCAGCGTCGGCATCGAGGACGACCTCACCCACCGCTCCCTGCCGGTGGACACCAGCTTCCGCGCCGAAACGGAGGGGGAATTCCAGGCCGTGATCTACGGGCTCGGCGCCGACGGCAGCGTGGGCGCCAGCAAGAACACGATCAAGATCATCGGCGCAGGCACGGACCTGCACGCCCAGGGCTACTTCGTCTACGACTCGAAGAAATCCGGTTCGGTCACGGAGTCGCATCTGCGCTTCGGCCCACGGCCGATCCACGCCACCCACCTGGTGGGGCGGGCCGATCTGGTGGCTTGCCACCAGTGGGATTTCCTCAGCCGCTTCGACCTGCTGAGCACGGCGCGCCCCGGCGCCACCCTGCTGCTGAACAGCCCCTGGGAGGCCGGGCAGATCTGGGAGCTGCTGCCGGCGGCGGTGCGCGCCCAGATCCGCGCCAGGCAGCTGCGCGTGTTCGCCATCCATGCCGCCGCGATCGCGCGCGACTTCGAGCTGGGCGGGCGCATCAACACCGTGATGCAGACCTGCTTCTTCTCGCTCGCCGGGGTGATGCCGCTGGAGCAGGCACTGGACGCGATCCGCGTCGCGATCCGCCACAGCTACGGCCACAAGGGAGAGCCGGTGGTGCAGCGCAACCTGCAGGCCGTCGATGCCGCCCTGGCACGGCTGCTGCCGGTGCCGATTCCAGCGGAGGACCCAGCCGGCCCACCAGAGCCGGAGGCCGATCGCTTCGCCGCCGCCCCCACCTTCGTGCGCAGCGTGATCGTGCCCCAGCTGGCCCGTCAGGGCGACCGGCTGCCGGTGAGTGCCCTGCCCGCCGATGGCACCTACCCCTGCGGCACCGCCCGCTGGGAGAAGCGCAACATCGCCGACAGCGTGCCGGTCTGGGCGGAGCAGCTGTGCGTGCAGTGCGGCAAATGCGTGATGGTGTGCCCCCATGCCGTGATCCGCGCCAAGGTGGTGGAGCCAGCCGCGCTGGCGGCGGCACCGCAGGGCTTCCTGAGCGCACCGGCCCGCGAACCGCACGGCAGCGCCAATCGCTTCACCCTGCAGGTGGCGGTTGAGGACTGCACCGGCTGCGCCCTCTGCGTAGAGGTCTGCCCGGCACGCGAGCGGGACACGCCCAGCCACAAGGCCATCAACATGGCGCCGCAGCGGCCGCTGCGCGAGCAGGCCCGCGGCGCCTGGGAGTTCTTCCTGCAACTGCCCGACACCGAGCGCAGCCAGCTGAACCTGCGCCACATCGGCCAGCAGCAGCTGCAGGAGCCGCTGTTCGAATTTTCCGGCGCCTGCGCCGGCTGCGGCGAAACGCCGTACATCAAGCTCGCCACCCAGCTGTTCGGCGACCGGATGGTGGTGGCCAACGCCACCGGCTGCTCGTCGATCTATGGCGGCAACCTGCCCACCACCCCCTGGAGCTGCAACGGCGACGGCCGCGGGCCGGCCTGGTCCAACTCCCTGTTCGAAGACAACGCCGAGTTCGGGCTGGGCTTCCGCGTGGCCTACGACCAGCGGCACACCACCGCCGTGCGCCTGCTGCGTCGCCTGGCCGAACCCGGCGACGGGGGCAGCGAGGCGCCGGTGCCGCCGGAGCTGGCGCAGGCGCTGATCCAGGCGGATCAGAGCGGGGAAGCGGGGATCTTCGAGCAGCGGCAGCGGGTTGTGGAGCTGCGCCGGCGGCTGGAGCAGGGACAGGTGCAAGGGCAGCAAGAGCCGGAGCGGCAGGCGGAGATCGAGGCGCTGCTCGCCCTGGCCGACGATCTGACCAAGCGCAGCGTGTGGATGATCGGCGGCGACGGCTGGGCCTACGACATCGACGCGGGCGGTATCGACCAGGTGCTCGCCAGCGGCCAGGACGTGAACCTGCTGGTGCTCGACACCGAGCTCTACTCCAACACCGGCGGGCAGATGTCGAAGGCCACCCCGATCGGTGCCGTCGCCAAGTTCGCCAGTGGCGGCAAGCGCACCGCCAAGAAGGATCTGGGCCTGATGGCGATGAGCTATGGCAACGTCTACGTGGCCAGCGTGGCGATGGGCGCCCGCGACGAGCACACCCTGCGGGCCTTCCTGGAGGCCGAGGCGTTTGCGGGGCCTTCGCTGATCCTGGCCTACTCCCACTGCATCGCCCACGGCATCGACATGGCCAAGGGCATGAGCCAGCAACGGCAGGCCGTGGAGTCGGGCCGCTGGCTGCTCTACCGCCACGACCCGCGCCGCAGCGCTGCGGGCCTAAACCCCCTGGTGCTCGATTGCCGCACCCCCTCGCTGCCGGTGGCTGAAGCAATGGCCCGCGAGAACCGCTTTCGCAGCCTCAGCGACAGCGATCCGGAGCAGGCAGAGCGCCTGGCGCTGCTGGCCCAGCAGCAGGTGGACGCCCGCTGGGAGCACTACCGCCAGCTGGCCGCCCTGCCGGCGCCCGGGGCCGGGTGA
- a CDS encoding HypC/HybG/HupF family hydrogenase formation chaperone: protein MCLAVPGELIRIEHRRPADLAPDAGGDGEDNDDALWRVGVVEFSGVQREVSLACVPEARPGDLLLVHVGFALSVVVES, encoded by the coding sequence ATGTGTCTGGCTGTGCCGGGTGAGCTGATCCGGATCGAGCACCGCCGCCCGGCCGACCTCGCGCCGGACGCTGGCGGCGACGGCGAAGACAACGACGACGCGCTCTGGCGGGTGGGGGTGGTGGAGTTCTCCGGCGTGCAACGGGAGGTGAGCCTGGCCTGCGTGCCGGAGGCCCGCCCCGGCGATCTGCTGCTGGTGCACGTGGGTTTCGCGCTCAGCGTGGTGGTGGAGTCATGA